The Mycolicibacterium boenickei genome has a segment encoding these proteins:
- a CDS encoding rhodanese-like domain-containing protein produces MSTSSIIDAAELNERKQAGTGPRVIDVRTPGEFETAHIPGAYNVPLDLLQEHRDEIAQHLDEDIVLVCRSGQRATTAGQTLRDAGLPNVSILDGGMTAWQDKGFGVRRGVQRWDLERQVRLVAGSIVLSSILGSLASPKLKWVAAGIGAGLTTAALTNTCAMGMMLAKLPYNRGASCDAQSVVEKLVGSKRASSGALA; encoded by the coding sequence ATGTCCACCTCGTCGATCATCGACGCCGCAGAACTGAACGAGCGCAAGCAGGCCGGGACCGGCCCGCGGGTGATCGATGTCCGCACACCGGGCGAGTTCGAAACCGCCCATATCCCTGGCGCTTACAACGTTCCGCTGGATCTGTTGCAGGAGCACCGCGACGAGATCGCCCAGCACCTCGACGAGGACATCGTGTTGGTGTGCCGGTCCGGGCAGCGGGCCACCACCGCCGGACAGACGTTGCGTGACGCGGGTCTGCCGAACGTCTCGATCCTCGACGGCGGCATGACCGCCTGGCAGGACAAGGGATTCGGGGTGCGCCGTGGCGTGCAGCGGTGGGACCTGGAGCGCCAGGTGCGCCTCGTCGCCGGGTCGATCGTGCTGAGCAGCATCCTGGGCAGCCTCGCCTCGCCCAAGCTGAAGTGGGTCGCCGCGGGGATCGGAGCCGGGTTGACGACCGCGGCGCTGACGAACACCTGCGCGATGGGCATGATGCTGGCGAAGCTGCCGTACAACCGGGGTGCGTCCTGTGACGCGCAGAGCGTCGTCGAGAAGTTGGTCGGCTCCAAGCGGGCATCTTCAGGCGCATTGGCATGA
- a CDS encoding sulfite exporter TauE/SafE family protein: MIALAVALAVLVGVSLGLLGGGGSILTVPLLAYVAGMEAKQAIATSLVVVGVTSAVSTLSHARAGHVQWRSGLLFGAAGMVGAYLGGLVSYVIAGSVLLIAFTVVMVATAIAMIKGRNACEPAARTMPIAKVLLMGLGVGLVTGTVGAGGGFLVVPALALLGGLPMPVAVGTSLLVITMNSAAGLAGHLSTVPIDWTLAGAITVAAVLGSLLGTRLTAHVDPAAMRRAFGWFVLLMASLILGQELHPAVGLTAAGLTALAGLGSLSCARLGWCPLRWLFGPPAATT; this comes from the coding sequence ATGATCGCCCTCGCTGTCGCGCTGGCCGTCCTGGTCGGGGTGTCCCTCGGGCTCCTCGGCGGGGGCGGGTCGATCCTGACCGTTCCGCTGCTGGCCTATGTCGCCGGCATGGAAGCCAAGCAGGCGATCGCCACGTCGCTTGTGGTCGTGGGGGTCACCAGCGCAGTCAGCACCCTGTCCCATGCCCGCGCCGGCCACGTGCAGTGGCGCAGCGGACTGCTGTTCGGAGCGGCGGGCATGGTCGGGGCGTACCTGGGCGGACTCGTCAGCTACGTCATCGCCGGATCGGTGTTGCTGATCGCCTTCACGGTGGTGATGGTGGCGACCGCCATCGCAATGATCAAGGGCCGCAACGCATGTGAACCGGCGGCGCGCACCATGCCGATCGCCAAGGTCCTGCTGATGGGGTTGGGGGTCGGACTGGTCACCGGGACCGTCGGAGCCGGTGGCGGATTCCTGGTGGTGCCCGCGCTGGCCCTGCTGGGCGGCCTGCCGATGCCCGTCGCGGTGGGAACCTCGCTACTGGTGATCACGATGAACTCGGCCGCAGGCCTGGCCGGACATCTGAGCACCGTACCGATCGACTGGACACTGGCCGGCGCCATCACCGTTGCGGCCGTACTGGGCAGCCTGCTGGGTACCCGCCTGACCGCTCACGTCGACCCCGCTGCGATGCGCCGGGCGTTCGGGTGGTTCGTGTTGCTCATGGCGTCGCTGATCCTGGGCCAGGAACTCCACCCCGCAGTGGGGCTGACCGCCGCGGGCCTGACCGCGCTGGCGGGTCTCGGCAGCCTCAGCTGCGCGCGGCTCGGATGGTGTCCATTGCGATGGCTTTTCGGCCCTCCGGCTGCGACAACATGA
- a CDS encoding sirohydrochlorin chelatase yields the protein MTLVLTAHGSADPRSSANAHAIGGHLRRLLPDTEVRVAFCEQNAPNLTEVLPDVEPGAVVVPLLLGSAYHARIDIPGLIAGSGAEVTQADVLGDDPRLLQVVRERLTAVGVSRFDADLGVILVGVGSSHPAANARTAALTAALAEGTRWVGTHVAFATGQTPSLPEAVDRLRQRGARRLAIAPWFLAHGRITDRVAEFACTAGIPMAEPLGAHRLVAATVLDRYEEALTARSAGFAA from the coding sequence GTGACGCTCGTTCTCACGGCACACGGCAGCGCGGACCCGCGTTCGTCGGCCAATGCGCATGCCATCGGCGGGCATCTGCGCCGGCTGTTGCCCGACACCGAGGTACGGGTCGCGTTCTGCGAACAGAACGCACCCAACCTCACCGAGGTGCTGCCCGACGTGGAGCCCGGCGCAGTGGTGGTGCCGTTGCTGCTGGGCAGCGCCTATCACGCCCGGATCGACATTCCCGGGCTGATCGCCGGCTCGGGTGCCGAGGTGACCCAGGCCGACGTGCTCGGCGACGATCCGCGCCTGCTGCAGGTGGTGCGGGAGCGACTGACCGCGGTGGGAGTGTCCCGGTTCGATGCGGACCTCGGCGTGATCCTCGTCGGAGTCGGCTCGTCACATCCGGCCGCCAATGCGCGCACCGCCGCACTGACGGCAGCGTTGGCCGAGGGCACCCGCTGGGTCGGTACCCACGTGGCGTTCGCCACAGGGCAGACCCCGTCCCTGCCCGAGGCCGTCGACCGTTTGCGGCAACGCGGCGCGCGCCGCCTGGCGATCGCTCCCTGGTTCCTGGCGCACGGCCGGATCACCGACCGGGTTGCCGAATTTGCCTGCACCGCAGGCATTCCCATGGCCGAACCGCTTGGCGCGCACCGCCTGGTGGCGGCCACGGTGCTCGATCGCTACGAAGAGGCGCTCACCGCACGCAGCGCCGGCTTCGCCGCCTGA
- a CDS encoding nitrite/sulfite reductase, whose translation MTEVQAQPRPAKTRDEGQWALGSRDPLNPNEVFKQEDDALNVRARILDVYSKQGFDSIDKTDLRGRMRWMGLYTQREQGYDGTFTGDDNAELLEAPYFMMRVRSDGGALTAKSLRTLGQISIEFARDTADITDRENIQYHWIRIEDVPEIWRRLEEVGLQTTEACGDCPRVVLGSPLAGESLDEVLDPTPALEEIVRRYIGNPLLSNLPRKFKTAISGLQDVAHEINDVAFIGVNHPEHGPGLDLWVGGGLSTNPMLAQRLGVWVPLDEVPDVWEGVTSIFRDYGYRRLRNKARLKFLVKDWGPQKFREVLETEYLKRKLIDGPAPEQVPHNIDHVGVQKLKNGLNAVGVAPIAGRVSGTILTKVADLAEAAGSDRVRLTPYQKLIVLDVPDDKLAELRAGLDALGLSSTPSRWRQNVMACTGIEYCKLSFAETRVRAQSLVPDLEQRLADLNATLDVPVTVNLNGCPNSCARIQIADIGFKGQMIDDGNGPEEGFQVHLGGSLGLDSGFGRKLRQHKVLSTELGDYVERVVRNFVKQREDGERFAQWAIRADEADLR comes from the coding sequence ATGACCGAGGTTCAAGCCCAGCCGCGACCCGCGAAGACTCGCGATGAGGGTCAGTGGGCGCTGGGTAGCCGCGATCCCCTGAACCCCAACGAGGTGTTCAAACAGGAGGATGACGCTCTCAACGTTCGGGCCCGCATCCTCGACGTCTACTCCAAGCAGGGCTTCGACAGCATCGACAAGACCGACCTGCGCGGCCGGATGCGCTGGATGGGCCTCTACACGCAGCGTGAGCAGGGCTATGACGGCACCTTCACCGGTGACGACAACGCCGAACTGTTGGAGGCCCCGTACTTCATGATGCGGGTGCGCTCCGACGGCGGCGCGCTGACCGCGAAGTCACTGCGCACCCTGGGCCAGATCTCGATCGAGTTCGCCCGCGACACCGCCGACATCACCGACCGGGAGAACATTCAGTACCACTGGATCCGTATCGAGGATGTCCCCGAGATCTGGCGCCGGCTCGAAGAGGTCGGGCTGCAGACCACCGAGGCCTGCGGCGACTGCCCCCGCGTCGTCCTCGGTTCGCCGCTCGCGGGTGAATCCCTCGACGAGGTGCTCGATCCGACGCCCGCGCTGGAAGAGATCGTCCGCCGCTACATCGGCAACCCGCTGCTGTCCAACCTCCCACGCAAGTTCAAGACCGCGATCTCGGGCCTGCAGGACGTCGCCCACGAGATCAACGACGTGGCCTTCATCGGGGTCAACCACCCCGAGCACGGCCCCGGTCTTGACCTGTGGGTCGGCGGTGGGCTGTCCACCAACCCGATGCTGGCCCAGCGACTCGGCGTGTGGGTGCCGCTGGACGAGGTGCCCGACGTCTGGGAAGGCGTCACCTCGATCTTCCGTGACTACGGCTACCGCAGGCTGCGCAACAAGGCCCGGCTGAAGTTCCTGGTCAAGGACTGGGGCCCGCAGAAGTTCCGCGAGGTGCTGGAGACCGAGTACCTCAAGCGCAAGCTGATCGACGGGCCTGCGCCCGAGCAGGTGCCCCACAATATCGACCATGTCGGCGTACAGAAGCTCAAGAACGGCCTCAACGCCGTCGGTGTCGCACCGATCGCCGGCCGGGTCTCCGGCACCATCCTGACCAAGGTCGCCGATCTGGCCGAGGCCGCCGGCTCCGATCGGGTCCGGTTGACGCCCTACCAGAAGCTGATCGTGCTCGACGTGCCCGACGACAAGCTGGCCGAACTGCGTGCGGGCCTTGATGCACTGGGACTGTCCTCGACCCCGTCGCGCTGGCGCCAGAACGTGATGGCCTGCACGGGTATCGAGTACTGCAAGCTGTCCTTCGCCGAGACCCGGGTCCGGGCGCAGAGCCTGGTGCCCGACCTGGAACAGCGCCTCGCCGACCTGAACGCGACGCTGGACGTGCCGGTGACCGTCAACCTCAACGGCTGCCCGAACTCCTGCGCCCGCATCCAGATCGCCGACATCGGTTTCAAGGGCCAGATGATCGACGACGGCAACGGTCCCGAGGAGGGCTTCCAGGTGCACCTGGGCGGCAGCCTCGGCCTGGACAGCGGATTCGGCCGCAAGCTGCGCCAGCACAAGGTGTTGTCCACCGAGCTCGGTGACTACGTCGAGCGGGTTGTCCGAAACTTCGTGAAACAACGCGAAGACGGCGAGCGTTTCGCTCAGTGGGCCATCCGGGCCGACGAGGCGGACTTGAGGTAG
- a CDS encoding MBL fold metallo-hydrolase, producing the protein MKFIQYYLDCLSHASYLIGDESSGRAVVVDPQRDVSEYVADAEKLGMQITHVIETHFHADFLSGHLELAEATGAAIVYSSVAQPEFDHVGVEDGQRISLGEVVLEFRHTPGHTPESMSIVVYEHADDDVPYGVLTGDTLFIGDVGRPDLLASIGFTRDELADKLYHSLHEKLLPLPDATRVFPAHGAGSACGKNLSTELSSTLGEQKQTNYALRAPDKQSFIELVTAGQPPAPGYFVYDAILNRKDRALLDEDAMPDALDYRQATDAVAGGAMLIDGRSPEDFALGHLRNAINIGLAGRYAEFAGSVVKPDADIVLVTDPGEEREGKNRLARIGFDRVLGYLDNPERTMFENRDDVTVASRLTATAFDERAAAVADLQIVDVRNPGETEAGMIPGAVNIPVGQLADRTDELDRTRPTVVYCAGGYRSSVAASLLRQRGFTDVSDILGGYGAWADSTHAA; encoded by the coding sequence ATGAAGTTCATCCAGTACTACCTGGACTGTCTGTCGCACGCGTCGTACCTGATCGGCGATGAGTCGTCCGGACGCGCGGTTGTCGTCGACCCGCAGCGCGACGTCTCCGAGTACGTCGCCGACGCCGAGAAGCTCGGCATGCAGATCACCCACGTGATCGAAACTCACTTCCACGCAGACTTCCTGTCCGGCCACCTCGAGCTGGCCGAGGCCACCGGCGCCGCGATCGTGTACTCGTCGGTCGCCCAGCCGGAGTTTGACCACGTGGGAGTCGAAGACGGCCAACGCATTTCGTTGGGCGAGGTGGTGCTGGAATTCCGGCACACCCCGGGTCACACCCCCGAATCGATGAGCATCGTGGTCTACGAGCACGCCGACGACGACGTGCCCTACGGCGTCCTGACCGGTGACACCCTGTTCATCGGCGACGTCGGCCGGCCAGACCTGCTGGCCTCGATCGGCTTCACCCGCGACGAGCTGGCCGACAAGCTCTACCACTCGCTGCACGAGAAGCTGCTGCCGTTGCCCGATGCCACCCGGGTCTTCCCGGCCCACGGCGCAGGTTCGGCCTGTGGCAAGAACCTGTCCACCGAGCTGTCGTCGACCCTGGGCGAGCAGAAGCAGACCAACTACGCGCTGCGCGCGCCGGACAAGCAGTCCTTCATCGAGCTGGTCACCGCCGGACAACCGCCCGCCCCGGGCTACTTCGTCTACGACGCGATCCTCAACCGCAAGGACCGCGCACTGCTCGACGAGGACGCGATGCCGGACGCGCTGGACTACCGTCAGGCCACCGACGCCGTCGCTGGCGGAGCCATGTTGATCGACGGCCGCAGCCCCGAGGATTTCGCACTGGGTCACCTGCGCAACGCGATCAACATCGGGCTGGCCGGGCGCTACGCCGAATTCGCCGGATCGGTGGTCAAACCCGACGCCGACATCGTGCTGGTCACCGACCCGGGCGAGGAGCGCGAGGGCAAGAACCGCCTGGCGCGCATCGGGTTCGACCGGGTGCTGGGTTACCTCGACAATCCGGAGCGGACGATGTTCGAGAACCGCGACGATGTGACGGTCGCCTCACGGTTGACCGCCACCGCCTTCGACGAGCGGGCGGCCGCAGTCGCGGACCTGCAGATCGTCGACGTGCGCAATCCCGGCGAGACCGAGGCGGGCATGATCCCGGGCGCGGTCAACATCCCCGTGGGGCAGCTGGCGGATCGGACCGACGAATTGGATCGCACCCGCCCGACCGTGGTCTACTGCGCCGGCGGCTACCGCTCGTCTGTGGCGGCCAGCCTGCTGCGCCAGCGCGGCTTCACCGATGTCAGCGACATCCTGGGCGGCTACGGCGCCTGGGCTGACAGCACCCACGCCGCCTGA
- a CDS encoding phosphoadenylyl-sulfate reductase codes for MSALTEAELIELAERGAAELADAGAEELLRWTDKHFGDAGGPANRSGYVVASNMQDAVLVEMAAKVRPGVDVLFLDTGYHFAETIGTRDAVEQVYGVNVVNVHPENTVAQQDALHGKDLFARDAAACCRMRKVEPLSKALAGYSAWVTGIRRVEAPTRANAPLISWDAAFGLVKINPIAAWSDDEMQAYIEANDILVNPLVYDGYPSIGCAPCTTKPAEGADPRSGRWAGQAKTECGLHAS; via the coding sequence ATGAGCGCATTGACTGAAGCGGAACTGATCGAGCTGGCCGAGCGGGGTGCGGCCGAGCTGGCCGACGCCGGAGCCGAGGAACTCCTGCGCTGGACCGACAAGCACTTCGGCGACGCCGGCGGGCCGGCCAATAGATCCGGTTACGTCGTCGCCTCGAACATGCAGGACGCCGTGCTCGTCGAGATGGCGGCCAAGGTGCGCCCGGGTGTGGACGTGCTGTTCCTCGACACCGGCTACCACTTCGCCGAGACCATCGGCACCCGCGACGCCGTTGAGCAGGTGTACGGCGTGAACGTGGTGAACGTCCATCCCGAGAACACCGTCGCCCAGCAGGATGCGCTGCACGGCAAGGACCTGTTCGCCCGCGATGCCGCAGCCTGCTGCCGGATGCGCAAGGTCGAACCGCTGAGCAAGGCCCTGGCGGGCTACAGCGCGTGGGTCACCGGCATCCGCCGGGTGGAGGCGCCGACACGCGCCAACGCCCCGCTGATCAGCTGGGATGCCGCCTTCGGCCTGGTGAAGATCAACCCGATCGCGGCCTGGTCCGACGACGAGATGCAGGCCTACATCGAGGCCAACGACATCCTGGTCAATCCCCTGGTCTACGACGGCTATCCGTCCATCGGGTGCGCCCCGTGCACGACCAAGCCGGCCGAAGGCGCCGATCCGCGCAGCGGCCGGTGGGCCGGCCAGGCCAAGACGGAGTGCGGGCTGCACGCCTCGTGA
- a CDS encoding NAD(P)/FAD-dependent oxidoreductase gives MSTPVKHEVLIIGGGTAGITVAARLLRKHYRDVAIIEPSDKHYYQPLWTLVGGGQATAAEAERAEGSVMPRGATWIKSAVTAVDPDANTVTCADGTAYGYDVLVVAPGIQLDWDRTEGLSDTLGKDGVSSNYLFDLAPRTWEFIRNTRSGTAVFTMPSGPIKCAGAPQKIAYLACDHWRRQGVLDKIDVHLVVPTPRIFGIPAIADNLDKVIADYGITLHTGSEVRSVDSASRKVTMTNIAEGIETTLPYDVLHAVPHQSAPDWIKASPLSTSHVGGDANGYVDIDKHTMQHVRYPNVFALGDAGSSPNSKTGAAIRKQAPAVVENIGAVLNGRPLTGSYDGYASCPIVTSSHDMLLAEFDYDFALKPSFPLLDPVKPHRPYWYLKKYGLPAMYWNLMLKGLA, from the coding sequence ATGTCGACCCCAGTCAAGCATGAGGTCCTGATCATCGGCGGCGGCACGGCCGGGATCACCGTGGCGGCCCGGTTGCTGCGCAAGCACTACCGCGACGTGGCGATCATCGAGCCGTCCGACAAGCACTACTACCAACCGTTGTGGACGCTGGTGGGCGGCGGCCAGGCCACAGCTGCGGAAGCCGAGCGCGCAGAAGGCTCGGTCATGCCACGCGGCGCCACCTGGATCAAGAGTGCGGTCACGGCCGTCGACCCGGATGCCAACACGGTCACGTGTGCCGACGGCACCGCCTACGGCTATGACGTACTGGTGGTGGCGCCGGGCATCCAGCTCGACTGGGACCGCACCGAGGGCCTGTCCGACACCCTCGGCAAGGACGGCGTCTCGTCGAACTATCTGTTCGACCTGGCGCCGCGCACCTGGGAGTTCATCCGCAACACCCGGTCCGGGACGGCCGTGTTCACCATGCCGTCGGGACCGATCAAGTGCGCGGGTGCACCGCAGAAGATCGCCTACCTGGCCTGCGACCACTGGCGGCGCCAGGGTGTGCTCGACAAGATCGACGTGCACCTGGTGGTCCCGACCCCGCGGATCTTCGGGATCCCCGCGATCGCGGACAACCTGGACAAGGTCATCGCCGACTACGGCATCACGTTGCACACCGGAAGTGAAGTGCGGTCGGTTGATTCGGCGTCCCGCAAGGTCACGATGACCAACATCGCGGAGGGAATCGAGACCACGCTCCCCTACGACGTGCTGCACGCCGTCCCGCACCAGTCGGCGCCGGACTGGATCAAGGCCAGCCCGCTGTCGACAAGCCATGTCGGCGGAGACGCCAACGGGTACGTCGACATCGACAAGCACACCATGCAGCACGTGCGCTATCCGAACGTGTTCGCCCTCGGTGATGCCGGATCGTCCCCGAACTCGAAAACCGGTGCGGCCATTCGCAAGCAGGCGCCCGCGGTCGTCGAGAACATCGGTGCGGTGCTGAACGGACGCCCGCTGACCGGATCCTACGACGGCTATGCGTCCTGCCCCATCGTGACGTCCTCACATGACATGCTGCTGGCCGAGTTCGACTACGACTTCGCCCTCAAACCCTCCTTCCCCCTGCTCGATCCGGTGAAACCACACCGGCCGTACTGGTACCTGAAGAAGTACGGACTACCCGCCATGTACTGGAACCTGATGTTGAAAGGTCTTGCCTGA
- a CDS encoding Ms4527A family Cys-rich leader peptide, with protein MSGVTAAHNSTTRIALVARRHVDFKRVCSCCCLP; from the coding sequence ATGTCGGGCGTGACTGCCGCCCACAACAGCACCACCCGCATTGCGCTGGTGGCTCGTCGGCACGTCGATTTCAAGCGCGTATGTAGCTGTTGCTGTCTGCCTTGA